A genomic region of Dunckerocampus dactyliophorus isolate RoL2022-P2 chromosome 8, RoL_Ddac_1.1, whole genome shotgun sequence contains the following coding sequences:
- the itga7 gene encoding integrin alpha-7 isoform X3, producing the protein MEAVLGLGHAGWNSLPSCGCPPRAPKTSVLWLLWTLLTHVWAFNLDTTHTLHKLGDRGTFFGFSLALHQQLTPEPQSWILVGAPQAAGQGPLRGSRPGALFKCPITPEEYDCERVDIDGEVSLSRENKDNQWLGVTVKSQGIGGKVVTCAHLYELRQRVHQPSETRDPIGRCYVLSEDLTERDDLDGGEWKFCEGRPQGHEQFGFCQQGLAVSFTPDNNFILFGAPGTYNWKGLLFMASPVEDALLYKTLEPSRKPTAFEDVAHNSYLGFSVDSAVGIMNLGELTFVAGAPRANHTGAVVLLRKDNVYRLVPEHIFWGEELASSFGYSVATTDLNNDGWTDLIVGAPNFFDRKAEIGGAVYVYLNPFGHWDDQARPIRLNGTYDSMFGMTVSNIGDLDQDGYGDIAVGAPFDGDGKVFIYRGSDAGIETKPAQVLDGRDFDVRRFGYSISGGLDIDENHYPDIAVGSLNNSVVLFRSRPVIHVIREISIDPQYIDLAQYNCKGRDGVCIEVKACFIFTAHPVHYSPHITLVVRFEADTERRKLGLPHRVNFLGRSSLEPEYTQTEEVELHRQKHPACTTAVFQLHENIRDKLRPISLAITHTIKPVPPRRHSGSKRLERLPPVLNVSPSNTLHSEVNFLREGCGADKICQSNLKLSYRFGTRPLTSDVFTPLPKDEDDVQVFSLSDQRLVVLEITVTNMPSDPLNPEEDGDDAHAAQLLISLPKTLSYSGSRVPSQMRCQANQNGSEVECDLGNPVKRNTKLKFSINLSTANITIETTELTADLQLTTISEQPGLVPITAMAKVVIELPLSVSGLARPHQLFFSGAVKGESAMSSLEDVGSPVDFEFVVANPGQTLQTLGSAFLNILWPHELANGKWLLYPASLNFEGHSASHCTPMGAVNPLGLHEPSPVEPLQAVNHTAGRARRSHPDHEGEEMTKGSVRRTSPAVAASERRKSLKLDCLLGSARCVLFQCPLHSFSGQAMLSIHGRLWNSTFIEEFPAVSALELLVRAEITVKSTIKHLVLKDAAAQVPVMIYPEPGLVDQYSIPWWIILIAVLAGILLLTLLVCILWKCGFFQRAHLKDKLPQYHAVKIPRQDRPQFQTEKSGLHTKKEWATHWSDGTS; encoded by the exons GATCCTGGTCGGGGCGCCACAGGCAGCAGGTCAGGGTCCCTTGCGGGGCAGTCGACCGGGAGCCCTATTCAAGTGTCCAATCACACCAGAGGAGTATGACTGTGAGAGGGTGGACATTGATGGTGAAG TGAGTCTAAGCAGAGAGAACAAAGACAACCAGTGGCTGGGAGTCACCGTCAAGAGTCAGGGCATTGGAGGCAAGGTGGTG ACTTGCGCTCACCTCTACGAGCTCAGGCAACGTGTGCACCAACCCTCGGAGACACGCGACCCGATTGGACGCTGCTACGTCCTGAGCGAAGACCTGACGGAGCGAGATGACCTGGACGGAGGGGAGTGGAAATTCTGTGAGGGTCGGCCGCAGGGTCACGAGCAGTTTGGATTCTGTCAGCAGGGTCTTGCCGTCAGTTTTACCCCAGACAACAACTTCATTCTGTTTGGGGCGCCCGGGACCTACAACTGGAAAG GGCTCTTGTTCATGGCTAGCCCCGTTGAAGATGCTCTGCTGTACAAAACTCTGGAGCCCTCCAGGAAGCCTACAGCCTTTGAGGATGTAGCCCATAATAGCTACTTAG GCTTCTCTGTGGACTCGGCCGTGGGAATAATGAACCTCGGGGAGCTGACCTTTGTGGCAGGTGCACCCCGGGCCAATCATACGGGGGCGGTGGTGCTGCTACGTAAAGACAACGTCTACCGCTTGGTGCCGGAGCACATTTTCTGGGGGGAGGAGCTGGCGTCTTCCTTCGGATACTCGGTAGCGACCACCGATCTCAACAATGACGG CTGGACCGACCTGATTGTGGGTGCTCCGAATTTCTTCGACCGCAAAGCAGAGATTGGCGGCGCCGTCTACGTGTACCTCAACCCCTTTGGTCACTGGGACGATCAGGCTCGGCCCATCCGTCTCAACGGGACGTACGATTCCATGTTTGGCATGACGGTCAGCAACATAGGAGATCTGGACCAGGATGGATACGGAG ATATCGCCGTTGGAGCTCCATTTGATGGAGACGGCAAGGTGTTCATCTACAGGGGTTCAGATGCGGGGATTGAAACAAAACCTGCTCAG GTCCTGGATGGTCGAGACTTTGATGTGAGGCGTTTTGGATACTCTATCTCAGGTGGCCTGGACATTGATGAGAACCACTATCCAGACATCGCCGTGGGCTCCCTCAATAATTCCGTTGTGCTCTTCAG GTCTCGTCCAGTCATTCACGTGATCCGAGAGATATCTATCGACCCACAGTACATTGATCTGGCCCAGTACAACTGCAAGGGCAGAGATGGAGTCTG CATCGAAGTTAAGGCCTGCTTCATCTTCACCGCCCACCCAGTCCACTACTCACCTCATATAA CCCTGGTGGTACGCTTTGAAGCTGACACCGAGCGCAGGAAATTGGGCCTGCCGCACCGTGTCAACTTCCTGGGTCGCAGTTCCCTGGAGCCCGAGTACACTCAGACCGAGGAAGTGGAGTTGCATCGCCAGAAGCACCCGGCGTGCACCACAGCTGTTTTCCAGCTCCAT GAGAACATCCGAGACAAGCTGCGCCCCATTTCCTtggccataacccacaccaTCAAACCTGTGCCTCCTCGCAGACACTCGGGATCCAAGAGGCTGGAGAGACTGCCTCCCGTGCTCAACGTGTCCCCCTCCAACACGCTGCACTCGGAG GTGAACTTCCTACGTGAAGGATGCGGCGCCGACAAAATCTGTCAGAGCAACCTGAAGCTGAGCTACCGCTTTGGAACGCGACCCCTGACCTCTGACGTTTTCACCCCCCTGCCAAA GGACGAGGATGACGTCCAGGTGTTCTCCTTGTCCGACCAGCGCCTTGTGGTGCTGGAGATCACCGTCACCAACATGCCCTCTGACCCTCTCAACCCCGAGGAGGACGGGGACGACGCCCATGCCGCCCAGCTGCTCATCTCGCTTCCAAAAACTCTGTCCTACTCCGGGTCCAGGGTGCCCTCCCAG ATGAGGTGTCAAGCCAACCAGAATGGCTCTGAAGTAGAATGTGACCTTGGGAACCCTGTCAAACGAAACACCAAG ttAAAATTCTCCATCAACCTGAGCACCGCCAACATCACCATCGAAACCACAGAGTTAACTGCCGATCTCCAGCTGACGAC AATCAGTGAGCAGCCTGGCTTGGTGCCGATCACTGCAATGGCGAAAGTAGTGATAGAGCTCCCCCTGTCTGTCAGTGG GCTGGCGCGTCCTCACCAGTTGTTCTTCAGCGGGGCCGTTAAGGGCGAGAGCGCCATGAGCAGCCTGGAGGACGTGGGCAGCCCTGTTGACTTTGAGTTTGTG GTGGCCAATCCAGGCCAGACTCTGCAAACACTTGGCTCCGCCTTCCTCAACATCCTGTGGCCTCACGAGCTGGCCAACGGGAAGTGGCTGCTGTACCCGGCCAGCTTGAACTTCGAGGGTCATTCGGCCTCTCACTGCACTCCCATGGGGGCTGTGAACCCTCTGGGTCTGCATGAACCCTCACCTGTGGAACCTCTGCAGGCTGTCAATCACACA GCTGGACGAGCACGCCGCTCCCACCCGGACCACGAAGGTGAAGAGATGACCAAAGGCAGCGTGAGGCGCACCTCTCCAGCCGTGGCCGCGTCAGAGAGGCGCAAGTCGCTTAAACTG GACTGTCTCCTGGGGTCAGCACGCTGTGTTCTCTTCCAGTGTCCCCTCCACAGCTTCTCCGGTCAGGCGATGCTCAGCATCCATGGCAGGCTGTGGAACAGCACCTTCATCGAG GAGTTCCCAGCAGTCAGCGCTCTGGAGCTACTGGTCAGAGCGGAAATCACTGTGAAGTCCACCATCAAACATCTGGTCCTCAAGGATGCTGCTGCGCAG GTTCCAGTGATGATCTATCCAGAGCCTGGTCTAGTGGACCAGTACTCCATCCCCTGGTGGATCATCCTCATTGCAGTCTTGGCTGGCATCCTCCTCCTGACCCTGCTGGTCTGCATATTGTGGAAG TGTGGTTTCTTCCAGCGGGCCCACCTCAAAGACAAGCTGCCTCAGTACCACGCCGTGAAGATCCCCCGCCAGGACCGCCCCCAGTTCCAGACGGAGAAGTCTGGCCTTCATACAAAAAAGGAATGGGCCACACACTGGAGCGACGGGACCTCATAA
- the itga7 gene encoding integrin alpha-7 isoform X1 encodes MEAVLGLGHAGWNSLPSCGCPPRAPKTSVLWLLWTLLTHVWAFNLDTTHTLHKLGDRGTFFGFSLALHQQLTPEPQSWILVGAPQAAGQGPLRGSRPGALFKCPITPEEYDCERVDIDGEVSLSRENKDNQWLGVTVKSQGIGGKVVTCAHLYELRQRVHQPSETRDPIGRCYVLSEDLTERDDLDGGEWKFCEGRPQGHEQFGFCQQGLAVSFTPDNNFILFGAPGTYNWKGEMRVQLLNQTLLDLGFYDDGPYEVADQKQLNAQLIPVPYHSYLGLLFMASPVEDALLYKTLEPSRKPTAFEDVAHNSYLGFSVDSAVGIMNLGELTFVAGAPRANHTGAVVLLRKDNVYRLVPEHIFWGEELASSFGYSVATTDLNNDGWTDLIVGAPNFFDRKAEIGGAVYVYLNPFGHWDDQARPIRLNGTYDSMFGMTVSNIGDLDQDGYGDIAVGAPFDGDGKVFIYRGSDAGIETKPAQVLDGRDFDVRRFGYSISGGLDIDENHYPDIAVGSLNNSVVLFRSRPVIHVIREISIDPQYIDLAQYNCKGRDGVCIEVKACFIFTAHPVHYSPHITLVVRFEADTERRKLGLPHRVNFLGRSSLEPEYTQTEEVELHRQKHPACTTAVFQLHENIRDKLRPISLAITHTIKPVPPRRHSGSKRLERLPPVLNVSPSNTLHSEVNFLREGCGADKICQSNLKLSYRFGTRPLTSDVFTPLPKDEDDVQVFSLSDQRLVVLEITVTNMPSDPLNPEEDGDDAHAAQLLISLPKTLSYSGSRVPSQMRCQANQNGSEVECDLGNPVKRNTKLKFSINLSTANITIETTELTADLQLTTISEQPGLVPITAMAKVVIELPLSVSGLARPHQLFFSGAVKGESAMSSLEDVGSPVDFEFVVANPGQTLQTLGSAFLNILWPHELANGKWLLYPASLNFEGHSASHCTPMGAVNPLGLHEPSPVEPLQAVNHTAGRARRSHPDHEGEEMTKGSVRRTSPAVAASERRKSLKLDCLLGSARCVLFQCPLHSFSGQAMLSIHGRLWNSTFIEEFPAVSALELLVRAEITVKSTIKHLVLKDAAAQVPVMIYPEPGLVDQYSIPWWIILIAVLAGILLLTLLVCILWKCGFFQRAHLKDKLPQYHAVKIPRQDRPQFQTEKSGLHTKKEWATHWSDGTS; translated from the exons GATCCTGGTCGGGGCGCCACAGGCAGCAGGTCAGGGTCCCTTGCGGGGCAGTCGACCGGGAGCCCTATTCAAGTGTCCAATCACACCAGAGGAGTATGACTGTGAGAGGGTGGACATTGATGGTGAAG TGAGTCTAAGCAGAGAGAACAAAGACAACCAGTGGCTGGGAGTCACCGTCAAGAGTCAGGGCATTGGAGGCAAGGTGGTG ACTTGCGCTCACCTCTACGAGCTCAGGCAACGTGTGCACCAACCCTCGGAGACACGCGACCCGATTGGACGCTGCTACGTCCTGAGCGAAGACCTGACGGAGCGAGATGACCTGGACGGAGGGGAGTGGAAATTCTGTGAGGGTCGGCCGCAGGGTCACGAGCAGTTTGGATTCTGTCAGCAGGGTCTTGCCGTCAGTTTTACCCCAGACAACAACTTCATTCTGTTTGGGGCGCCCGGGACCTACAACTGGAAAG GTGAAATGCGCGTGCAGCTGCTAAACCAGACTCTGCTCGACCTCGGTTTCTATGACGACGGACCCTACGAGGTGGCAGATCAGAAACAGCTAAATGCCCAGCTCATCCCTGTGCCCTACCACAGTTACCTGG GGCTCTTGTTCATGGCTAGCCCCGTTGAAGATGCTCTGCTGTACAAAACTCTGGAGCCCTCCAGGAAGCCTACAGCCTTTGAGGATGTAGCCCATAATAGCTACTTAG GCTTCTCTGTGGACTCGGCCGTGGGAATAATGAACCTCGGGGAGCTGACCTTTGTGGCAGGTGCACCCCGGGCCAATCATACGGGGGCGGTGGTGCTGCTACGTAAAGACAACGTCTACCGCTTGGTGCCGGAGCACATTTTCTGGGGGGAGGAGCTGGCGTCTTCCTTCGGATACTCGGTAGCGACCACCGATCTCAACAATGACGG CTGGACCGACCTGATTGTGGGTGCTCCGAATTTCTTCGACCGCAAAGCAGAGATTGGCGGCGCCGTCTACGTGTACCTCAACCCCTTTGGTCACTGGGACGATCAGGCTCGGCCCATCCGTCTCAACGGGACGTACGATTCCATGTTTGGCATGACGGTCAGCAACATAGGAGATCTGGACCAGGATGGATACGGAG ATATCGCCGTTGGAGCTCCATTTGATGGAGACGGCAAGGTGTTCATCTACAGGGGTTCAGATGCGGGGATTGAAACAAAACCTGCTCAG GTCCTGGATGGTCGAGACTTTGATGTGAGGCGTTTTGGATACTCTATCTCAGGTGGCCTGGACATTGATGAGAACCACTATCCAGACATCGCCGTGGGCTCCCTCAATAATTCCGTTGTGCTCTTCAG GTCTCGTCCAGTCATTCACGTGATCCGAGAGATATCTATCGACCCACAGTACATTGATCTGGCCCAGTACAACTGCAAGGGCAGAGATGGAGTCTG CATCGAAGTTAAGGCCTGCTTCATCTTCACCGCCCACCCAGTCCACTACTCACCTCATATAA CCCTGGTGGTACGCTTTGAAGCTGACACCGAGCGCAGGAAATTGGGCCTGCCGCACCGTGTCAACTTCCTGGGTCGCAGTTCCCTGGAGCCCGAGTACACTCAGACCGAGGAAGTGGAGTTGCATCGCCAGAAGCACCCGGCGTGCACCACAGCTGTTTTCCAGCTCCAT GAGAACATCCGAGACAAGCTGCGCCCCATTTCCTtggccataacccacaccaTCAAACCTGTGCCTCCTCGCAGACACTCGGGATCCAAGAGGCTGGAGAGACTGCCTCCCGTGCTCAACGTGTCCCCCTCCAACACGCTGCACTCGGAG GTGAACTTCCTACGTGAAGGATGCGGCGCCGACAAAATCTGTCAGAGCAACCTGAAGCTGAGCTACCGCTTTGGAACGCGACCCCTGACCTCTGACGTTTTCACCCCCCTGCCAAA GGACGAGGATGACGTCCAGGTGTTCTCCTTGTCCGACCAGCGCCTTGTGGTGCTGGAGATCACCGTCACCAACATGCCCTCTGACCCTCTCAACCCCGAGGAGGACGGGGACGACGCCCATGCCGCCCAGCTGCTCATCTCGCTTCCAAAAACTCTGTCCTACTCCGGGTCCAGGGTGCCCTCCCAG ATGAGGTGTCAAGCCAACCAGAATGGCTCTGAAGTAGAATGTGACCTTGGGAACCCTGTCAAACGAAACACCAAG ttAAAATTCTCCATCAACCTGAGCACCGCCAACATCACCATCGAAACCACAGAGTTAACTGCCGATCTCCAGCTGACGAC AATCAGTGAGCAGCCTGGCTTGGTGCCGATCACTGCAATGGCGAAAGTAGTGATAGAGCTCCCCCTGTCTGTCAGTGG GCTGGCGCGTCCTCACCAGTTGTTCTTCAGCGGGGCCGTTAAGGGCGAGAGCGCCATGAGCAGCCTGGAGGACGTGGGCAGCCCTGTTGACTTTGAGTTTGTG GTGGCCAATCCAGGCCAGACTCTGCAAACACTTGGCTCCGCCTTCCTCAACATCCTGTGGCCTCACGAGCTGGCCAACGGGAAGTGGCTGCTGTACCCGGCCAGCTTGAACTTCGAGGGTCATTCGGCCTCTCACTGCACTCCCATGGGGGCTGTGAACCCTCTGGGTCTGCATGAACCCTCACCTGTGGAACCTCTGCAGGCTGTCAATCACACA GCTGGACGAGCACGCCGCTCCCACCCGGACCACGAAGGTGAAGAGATGACCAAAGGCAGCGTGAGGCGCACCTCTCCAGCCGTGGCCGCGTCAGAGAGGCGCAAGTCGCTTAAACTG GACTGTCTCCTGGGGTCAGCACGCTGTGTTCTCTTCCAGTGTCCCCTCCACAGCTTCTCCGGTCAGGCGATGCTCAGCATCCATGGCAGGCTGTGGAACAGCACCTTCATCGAG GAGTTCCCAGCAGTCAGCGCTCTGGAGCTACTGGTCAGAGCGGAAATCACTGTGAAGTCCACCATCAAACATCTGGTCCTCAAGGATGCTGCTGCGCAG GTTCCAGTGATGATCTATCCAGAGCCTGGTCTAGTGGACCAGTACTCCATCCCCTGGTGGATCATCCTCATTGCAGTCTTGGCTGGCATCCTCCTCCTGACCCTGCTGGTCTGCATATTGTGGAAG TGTGGTTTCTTCCAGCGGGCCCACCTCAAAGACAAGCTGCCTCAGTACCACGCCGTGAAGATCCCCCGCCAGGACCGCCCCCAGTTCCAGACGGAGAAGTCTGGCCTTCATACAAAAAAGGAATGGGCCACACACTGGAGCGACGGGACCTCATAA
- the itga7 gene encoding integrin alpha-7 isoform X2 has product MEAVLGLGHAGWNSLPSCGCPPRAPKTSVLWLLWTLLTHVWAFNLDTTHTLHKLGDRGTFFGFSLALHQQLTPEPQSWILVGAPQAAGQGPLRGSRPGALFKCPITPEEYDCERVDIDGEVSLSRENKDNQWLGVTVKSQGIGGKVVTCAHLYELRQRVHQPSETRDPIGRCYVLSEDLTERDDLDGGEWKFCEGRPQGHEQFGFCQQGLAVSFTPDNNFILFGAPGTYNWKGEMRVQLLNQTLLDLGFYDDGPYEVADQKQLNAQLIPVPYHSYLGFSVDSAVGIMNLGELTFVAGAPRANHTGAVVLLRKDNVYRLVPEHIFWGEELASSFGYSVATTDLNNDGWTDLIVGAPNFFDRKAEIGGAVYVYLNPFGHWDDQARPIRLNGTYDSMFGMTVSNIGDLDQDGYGDIAVGAPFDGDGKVFIYRGSDAGIETKPAQVLDGRDFDVRRFGYSISGGLDIDENHYPDIAVGSLNNSVVLFRSRPVIHVIREISIDPQYIDLAQYNCKGRDGVCIEVKACFIFTAHPVHYSPHITLVVRFEADTERRKLGLPHRVNFLGRSSLEPEYTQTEEVELHRQKHPACTTAVFQLHENIRDKLRPISLAITHTIKPVPPRRHSGSKRLERLPPVLNVSPSNTLHSEVNFLREGCGADKICQSNLKLSYRFGTRPLTSDVFTPLPKDEDDVQVFSLSDQRLVVLEITVTNMPSDPLNPEEDGDDAHAAQLLISLPKTLSYSGSRVPSQMRCQANQNGSEVECDLGNPVKRNTKLKFSINLSTANITIETTELTADLQLTTISEQPGLVPITAMAKVVIELPLSVSGLARPHQLFFSGAVKGESAMSSLEDVGSPVDFEFVVANPGQTLQTLGSAFLNILWPHELANGKWLLYPASLNFEGHSASHCTPMGAVNPLGLHEPSPVEPLQAVNHTAGRARRSHPDHEGEEMTKGSVRRTSPAVAASERRKSLKLDCLLGSARCVLFQCPLHSFSGQAMLSIHGRLWNSTFIEEFPAVSALELLVRAEITVKSTIKHLVLKDAAAQVPVMIYPEPGLVDQYSIPWWIILIAVLAGILLLTLLVCILWKCGFFQRAHLKDKLPQYHAVKIPRQDRPQFQTEKSGLHTKKEWATHWSDGTS; this is encoded by the exons GATCCTGGTCGGGGCGCCACAGGCAGCAGGTCAGGGTCCCTTGCGGGGCAGTCGACCGGGAGCCCTATTCAAGTGTCCAATCACACCAGAGGAGTATGACTGTGAGAGGGTGGACATTGATGGTGAAG TGAGTCTAAGCAGAGAGAACAAAGACAACCAGTGGCTGGGAGTCACCGTCAAGAGTCAGGGCATTGGAGGCAAGGTGGTG ACTTGCGCTCACCTCTACGAGCTCAGGCAACGTGTGCACCAACCCTCGGAGACACGCGACCCGATTGGACGCTGCTACGTCCTGAGCGAAGACCTGACGGAGCGAGATGACCTGGACGGAGGGGAGTGGAAATTCTGTGAGGGTCGGCCGCAGGGTCACGAGCAGTTTGGATTCTGTCAGCAGGGTCTTGCCGTCAGTTTTACCCCAGACAACAACTTCATTCTGTTTGGGGCGCCCGGGACCTACAACTGGAAAG GTGAAATGCGCGTGCAGCTGCTAAACCAGACTCTGCTCGACCTCGGTTTCTATGACGACGGACCCTACGAGGTGGCAGATCAGAAACAGCTAAATGCCCAGCTCATCCCTGTGCCCTACCACAGTTACCTGG GCTTCTCTGTGGACTCGGCCGTGGGAATAATGAACCTCGGGGAGCTGACCTTTGTGGCAGGTGCACCCCGGGCCAATCATACGGGGGCGGTGGTGCTGCTACGTAAAGACAACGTCTACCGCTTGGTGCCGGAGCACATTTTCTGGGGGGAGGAGCTGGCGTCTTCCTTCGGATACTCGGTAGCGACCACCGATCTCAACAATGACGG CTGGACCGACCTGATTGTGGGTGCTCCGAATTTCTTCGACCGCAAAGCAGAGATTGGCGGCGCCGTCTACGTGTACCTCAACCCCTTTGGTCACTGGGACGATCAGGCTCGGCCCATCCGTCTCAACGGGACGTACGATTCCATGTTTGGCATGACGGTCAGCAACATAGGAGATCTGGACCAGGATGGATACGGAG ATATCGCCGTTGGAGCTCCATTTGATGGAGACGGCAAGGTGTTCATCTACAGGGGTTCAGATGCGGGGATTGAAACAAAACCTGCTCAG GTCCTGGATGGTCGAGACTTTGATGTGAGGCGTTTTGGATACTCTATCTCAGGTGGCCTGGACATTGATGAGAACCACTATCCAGACATCGCCGTGGGCTCCCTCAATAATTCCGTTGTGCTCTTCAG GTCTCGTCCAGTCATTCACGTGATCCGAGAGATATCTATCGACCCACAGTACATTGATCTGGCCCAGTACAACTGCAAGGGCAGAGATGGAGTCTG CATCGAAGTTAAGGCCTGCTTCATCTTCACCGCCCACCCAGTCCACTACTCACCTCATATAA CCCTGGTGGTACGCTTTGAAGCTGACACCGAGCGCAGGAAATTGGGCCTGCCGCACCGTGTCAACTTCCTGGGTCGCAGTTCCCTGGAGCCCGAGTACACTCAGACCGAGGAAGTGGAGTTGCATCGCCAGAAGCACCCGGCGTGCACCACAGCTGTTTTCCAGCTCCAT GAGAACATCCGAGACAAGCTGCGCCCCATTTCCTtggccataacccacaccaTCAAACCTGTGCCTCCTCGCAGACACTCGGGATCCAAGAGGCTGGAGAGACTGCCTCCCGTGCTCAACGTGTCCCCCTCCAACACGCTGCACTCGGAG GTGAACTTCCTACGTGAAGGATGCGGCGCCGACAAAATCTGTCAGAGCAACCTGAAGCTGAGCTACCGCTTTGGAACGCGACCCCTGACCTCTGACGTTTTCACCCCCCTGCCAAA GGACGAGGATGACGTCCAGGTGTTCTCCTTGTCCGACCAGCGCCTTGTGGTGCTGGAGATCACCGTCACCAACATGCCCTCTGACCCTCTCAACCCCGAGGAGGACGGGGACGACGCCCATGCCGCCCAGCTGCTCATCTCGCTTCCAAAAACTCTGTCCTACTCCGGGTCCAGGGTGCCCTCCCAG ATGAGGTGTCAAGCCAACCAGAATGGCTCTGAAGTAGAATGTGACCTTGGGAACCCTGTCAAACGAAACACCAAG ttAAAATTCTCCATCAACCTGAGCACCGCCAACATCACCATCGAAACCACAGAGTTAACTGCCGATCTCCAGCTGACGAC AATCAGTGAGCAGCCTGGCTTGGTGCCGATCACTGCAATGGCGAAAGTAGTGATAGAGCTCCCCCTGTCTGTCAGTGG GCTGGCGCGTCCTCACCAGTTGTTCTTCAGCGGGGCCGTTAAGGGCGAGAGCGCCATGAGCAGCCTGGAGGACGTGGGCAGCCCTGTTGACTTTGAGTTTGTG GTGGCCAATCCAGGCCAGACTCTGCAAACACTTGGCTCCGCCTTCCTCAACATCCTGTGGCCTCACGAGCTGGCCAACGGGAAGTGGCTGCTGTACCCGGCCAGCTTGAACTTCGAGGGTCATTCGGCCTCTCACTGCACTCCCATGGGGGCTGTGAACCCTCTGGGTCTGCATGAACCCTCACCTGTGGAACCTCTGCAGGCTGTCAATCACACA GCTGGACGAGCACGCCGCTCCCACCCGGACCACGAAGGTGAAGAGATGACCAAAGGCAGCGTGAGGCGCACCTCTCCAGCCGTGGCCGCGTCAGAGAGGCGCAAGTCGCTTAAACTG GACTGTCTCCTGGGGTCAGCACGCTGTGTTCTCTTCCAGTGTCCCCTCCACAGCTTCTCCGGTCAGGCGATGCTCAGCATCCATGGCAGGCTGTGGAACAGCACCTTCATCGAG GAGTTCCCAGCAGTCAGCGCTCTGGAGCTACTGGTCAGAGCGGAAATCACTGTGAAGTCCACCATCAAACATCTGGTCCTCAAGGATGCTGCTGCGCAG GTTCCAGTGATGATCTATCCAGAGCCTGGTCTAGTGGACCAGTACTCCATCCCCTGGTGGATCATCCTCATTGCAGTCTTGGCTGGCATCCTCCTCCTGACCCTGCTGGTCTGCATATTGTGGAAG TGTGGTTTCTTCCAGCGGGCCCACCTCAAAGACAAGCTGCCTCAGTACCACGCCGTGAAGATCCCCCGCCAGGACCGCCCCCAGTTCCAGACGGAGAAGTCTGGCCTTCATACAAAAAAGGAATGGGCCACACACTGGAGCGACGGGACCTCATAA
- the npffl gene encoding pro-FMRFamide-related neuropeptide FF like, with product MDAATVVTLLVVFTALAGSVSHGLHIQDALDHIDKAASSSEDNMDEHLPELEGVKADNSMNNRLLTALLKALLRGSERQARNSVLHQPHRFGLSSRGPRFLEDQMNSPDWEAAPSQIWSMAVPQRFGKK from the exons ATGGACGCAGCAACAGTGGTGACCCTTTTGGTGGTGTTCACGGCGCTGGCGGGCAGCGTCAGCCACGGTCTCCACATCCAAGACGCTCTGGACCACATCGACAAGGCGGCAAGCAGCTCAGAGGACAACATGGACGAGCACCTGCCTGAGCTG GAGGGCGTCAAAGCAGACAACAGCATGAACAATCGCCTGCTGACGGCGCTGCTCAAAGCTCTGCTGCGGGGGTCTGAGAGACAAGCCAGGAATTCTGTCCTCCATCAGCCACACAG GTTTGGCCTCTCCTCCAGAGGACCGCGCTTTTTGGAGGATCAGATGAATTCTCCCGACTGGGAGGCGGCTCCCAGCCAGATCTGGAGCATGGCTGTGCCCCAGAGGTTTGGCAAGAAATAG